The Lineus longissimus chromosome 6, tnLinLong1.2, whole genome shotgun sequence sequence CATGATTCCGGATTCCCACTGAAACCAGATAGTCAAGATTTGCCAATAGCTGTCAGGCAGAGTAACCTGCCCTTGAATAGTAACTCAGGAATCTCAACTTATGTATCACTATGTCACTCTCTCCTGGCACCTTCTGAATGAATTCAAATAGAATAGTGCAGAGAGAAATTTCACAAGTTTTTAACGATAGAGAAATTTTCCACTTACTTTCCTTCAAAATCAACAGTGCCCTGCAACGCCCTGACACGAAGTGCATCACCTTCTATTATGATCGTTGGGCTGGTGTAGCAAACGATATcctgaagagaaagaaaagatatcatatcacatatcatatcaaGGACAATCAGTAACGAAGACCTACTGAGAGACGCTAACCTGAAGCCCATATCAGAATTGGTGAAGgaacgaagatggcaatggttgggccatgtgctccgaatgcctgcaaacgcattgccaaggagagcactcacatggacaccacaggggagacggaatagaggcagaccaagagagacctggcggcgttccatggcaaaggaacttcaagagaagggcctaacgtgggaggcagccagacagcgagcagccaacagacttgagtggaggaccctggggcacgccccatgtgccacctagggcacgaagggtcctaagtaagtaagtatCATATCAAAGTAACAAGAGGAAGTAAGAGTACCACCAATACAGCAGGTTATTTTTTTAGAAGCCTGAAGGCGAGATACCTACAACATTTGGATCAGGGTGATAAGTCAATGGCCCTTCCAACTGCCATTGGTCCTCCGCACTCCTCGCAGTACCATTGTCATCAAAGTCAACCCGAGCCTTCAGACGAATTCCATGGTTCGCCTTCAATGTCGGTAGTTTCTTGATGGCCTTGGAATAATCATTGGTGCTGGTACCAAAGTTACGCTCATGGCAAAGGACTTCCCCTGGGTAGAGTGGGAAGGGTTCTCCATGGAAGCGAACATCAAAATGTCCATGTCTCAACTCGGACAGCTTTCCAGGCTCATATTTCCTGCAAAGTAAGATAGCAGAAGAGAGTTGATGACAAAGTATGTAAGATTGTTCCACACTCTGATGAAAGCAAATCACCTAAAATACTTGttgtattacatgtaaactGTGTGGTGTACTGTCATATCTCTAGTGTTGTGGGATCTTTGCAAATACCTTTTAAGCTTAATTTAATCATGATAGCCCAATTTTAGACATGATTACAAACATCATACTCACACAATAGGATTCTGAATGGTGCAATAGTGACCTGGAGGGACAATGATGAAGGGAATGGGACCCATTGTCAGAACTTCATGAGTCTGCAGACACAGAGACTGTGGCCCTTCTTCTATCTTAGTAACATTAGttctctgaaaatgaaatgaaaggatAAGGCCTGTCATTGTCAACTAACTTAACTATGGCTCACGGCTTCAGGCGGGCTTGGCCTCGGCCTGAAATGCACTGccaaaaaagcctaaaatggACTGCTAAAAAGTATCAAATGACATAATCATAGGCCGAAGAAAACTCACCTGGTCCAAAATATGGACAAACTGAAGATTGGGGATTCCAATAATTTTACTCATTTTGTCATCTGTGTCAGTTGTCTACAGCTATTCTTAATTGACCCTGAGTTTCTTGGGTTGCGATGCAATGGACGAGACGAGGAACAGCCTTGATAGGTGTTTGTGCAGCCCTGGATTGTTTATTCTTGTGAAAAAAGAAGTTTTATTTCCTGGTTTGCATTCCTGAGGGGTTTCCCAATCAACCTCGTCTTCGTAGGAATTCATTCACAATCCAAAAATAGAACAAGGCATCTGTCATGTCCAGCGCCACCGTCAGGTGCTGCTACCTATATTGTTATACGTCCAGCACCACCgccaggtgctgccatctatattGTTAATTGTACTATCTAGCGCACTACTGCCAatcacaaagttgttatttttacATGTCAATTTCTCTGCTATAAATCGCAATTTAGGCTTTGAATTATCAGAAATGATATATAACTGATTTATGTTGTCATTATTATGAAAAATTATCCGAAAAGCGGTGTTTTAGCGCTAACTAATGGTTTGAGGTTGTTCAGTGAAGATTTCCTATTTTGACAGGTTTGGGACTTCTGTGTAGTAGCAATGCACAAGTTTCAAGATGGAAGATTCAAATGATTTTTCAGACTTTCAACCAGCAAATAAGTCATTCAGAGTGTtcagaacaaaacaaaaaggTGTTATTAGGGATAAGCTTGCTAAATCTCAAAAGCTTACCCAAGTTGATGACACTAATGTTTTGCAATCTCATGCACGAATGCGAAGAAAAAACGAAAAGTTCGCCAACTGTGACACTAACACCAACAGTGCCAACACTGGCAACAGTAGCAATACAAGAAAGTTTCGTAACAAATCTAAACCACCAGCAACCAAGGCGAAGAACCAAAATTCAGGATTGTGTCGGACCAGTCAGACGTCCTATATCGATAACACTTTAGCGCATGAGAATACCACAGAGAAAGGTATGATAATGGCATGCTTCGTAAGTTTCAGCACAGTCGATGTGGTCGTAGTTCTTTCACCCATGACCAGAGACTCAGAGACATGCCACGGGAGACTGCATTACTCCACAAAGATGTGACGGCTTGCATCATCAACTGTTGTCGAGTTGAATCAAAATAGGTTGGCTCCTGCCTGGAGCCAGTGGAGGAGTTTAAGACTAACTTCATCCATTCAGTTGACAGATATACTGACTGTATAGTGTATATGGTCGATCACAGTCATCTCAGTCGGGTGATCTGAGCCATTCCCAAGATGATCATGTAGTCGTATCTTGTGATGTGGTGTCCTGAAATTCCAGTGCTGATGCATTATGCTAGATACCTGAGATGAGCACCAATGTAATTATCTGAACCTTGGagcaatgattacttgtcattaaagGTTAAGTTGTAATTCCTCATTCTGGCTTGCAGGTTTAGATTCTGATGTCACAGTTGTACATCAAAGTCCACAGAGATCCGAAAGAAAGGAACAAAGATCTGCAACACCAAACTCCACCTCTAAGAATCAGACAATTTTGAATTCCTACTTTGATATCAAATCTACTCCAACAACACCAGTAGGAAAACAGACTGGTTCCAATTCTTCAGGTAAAAGATCTTCCCAGAAAGCATCACAATCCAAGTCAGCTAGAGCAAAAAGGAGATTATCGACTGAAGATTCAAAGGTGCCTAAGTCTAGATTAGGAAAGAAGAAGAGAGGAGCTTTACAATCTCAAACATCCTGTCGCAAGAAGAGAGTGCAAACCTATGTCATTGATGACAGTGATAGTGATGTAGTTTGTATCGGAGATGCGGAGAGGGCTACATCGAAACAGAAAATGTTTGACGACTTTGTTGACAACGAGGAAAAGCGGGATGCTGTGAAATCAATTGATGTTGAAAGTGTTGATACTGCTGCAACTGAATCTTCATCAAAAGGTTGTACAAATTTCAACGAATTGGATGAAGATGTGTGTCCAGGTGCTGAAGGATTTCAGAATTTTCAACTTGACAGATCGGATTCTGAAGAGGATGTGTTCACTGGAAATTCGAAAATTGATCATGCTGTGGAAGAACTGTTTTCTGATGAAATGGATGATGAAGCTGGTGAAGTCTTACCCCTTGACAGATCTGAAGAGGACGTATTCACAGGTAGTGTCTCAAGCCACTTAAAAAAAGATGTATCTGGGGATAACCTGTATCCTGGTGGTGAACTTGGTTGTTGCACTGTGTTTTCACGCGACATTTCGGAAGAGAATATTTTTTCAGGCAATATGACCAGCTCAAAACGTGTAGGGGAAGAATGTCAAGAGGACATATTTCTAGATCTGGAAGACATCTCAATGAGAGATTGTGCAGTGAAACCATGTTCCCAAGGGGGCTCCTTACTGACATTGACAGAGGATACGAATCGGGACCATGGTGCGACAAGTATTGGACATGACAATGCCACAAAGGTTGAAAGCAATGATACCGGTTCCAAAGATGTTAGCCAAAAAGATTTTGCGCCACCTTCTAGTGACTTCCCCTCCCTAGATGAGGGTGAAAGTGATGATGAATTCTTTGCAGCTTTAGACATATTAGAGGAGAACCAGCGTGTGACGCGGAGTGATAAAGATTCCATTGAATCAACTGCGTCCTCTGTTTCTTCTACTTTAGCATGTGGTCAACAACCGTCAAGAACTTCTGGTTTGCTCAGCACCCTCAGTAATTTATCATCTCAGTTTTCCCTGTTTTCTGGAAGAAGTACATTGACATCCTCTGTACCGGACTCAGAAACAGTGGACTCTACTGGAAAATCACAAAGCAGCAGCAATGAGGTTCAGGAAACTGGTTACAAAGTGAATTCTAATGCTTCAAAACAAACTTCAATCAGTTCATTTTTCAAGGCTAAGTTTTCTGTGTCTTCGAATGGTGTACCGCTAAGCGTCGCTGCAGGGACTCGGAGTAAAAGCATGACTGCCACAAAAACTCAAAGACAATCAAAGGAGGAATCGTCTCAGTCTCAGCCAAACGCTTACCAATCTGACAGCAGTGGAACAAGCAGTAACTTCAGTCATCTCCAGGTTTATAGTGGCAGCAAGAGATCTTGTCCATTCTACAAGAAAATTCCAGGTTTGTAAAACACAAAAGCATTGGTGAGCCCTTGATTTTTACAGTTTCAGCGAAGATCAGGTTCCATTCAAGTCTATTCGCAGGTTAAAAACAACAACGTGTCTTTTCATTATCCGAATGGTTACATATTTTAGGAGTACCAGGTTTGTCCAGTACATGTAtggtgtatgtacatgtatgggagTAGAGTTAGAGTCCTATTGAAACTGAAGCAATTCTGGAGTGATGGAAAAAACAGAATGAGTTTTCTACATTTCTCTACAATGCTCATGAACATACCTAAAGCTATATTGGATGTACTTGTGCCACTATCACAACTTATTCCTTTCCTTCTTTCAGGCACTGGCTTTACTGTTGATGCATTCCGTTATGGTACAATTCCAGACTGTACAGGGTATTTCCTCACCCATTTTCACTATGACCACTATGGGGGACTGGCTAAAAAGTTCTCACAGCAGATCTACTGCAATCAGGTAAATTCCTCAACAAGCTGCAACTTTGAATAGGTTAAATAGGGTATAACAAGTCAAATACTGAGACCAGAGTAATAATGTATTCATCATTTGAGTTGACAGAAAGTTCAGGTCTCTGGATATGCTCTTTTCAGATCACCTGCAATCTTGTCCGTAAGAAAATTGGAGTCACAGCCAAGTTCATAACGGTTCTCCCTATGAATGAGCCATGTGATGTACAGGGGGTTAACGTCACACTCCTCGATGCCAATCAGTAAGTTTTTTCAAGTATTACAACTCCGTGTTAATGAAAAAAGACAATGCCAATATGGTTGTCAAATAAAATCATACTATGGGAGTTCTTACCTACTGATGAGACACGAAAGACATAGGTACAATTAGGTTACGAAGGACTGTCTTTTCTATCCGTGCTATCCAACAAATTACTTGCAAACACAATGAGCAATGTACGGAAACCTGACCAAATGCATAGCAGACCTGCCATGACTGTAAATAAACAGAATAGCCACGATTGTGTCCCTGGAGAGTGAAACCAACTCGCCAAGTTACTGCAAGGCATTTTGACTGAAATCTAATGTGTGATTATTGTCTTCTTTCCCAATCGTCCAGCTGCCCTGGTGCTGCAATGTTTTTGTTCCGATTGCGTAATGGTCAGACAATCCTTCATGTTGGTGATTTCCGTGCAAGTCGAGCCATGGAGAGTTACCCTGCCTTGACGGGCACCAAGATTCATCAACTCTACCTCGATACAACGTAAGTCTGCAAACAATATCATTCTCAAAGTAAAGAAAGCTGTTAAAGAAGCCTCTCAAGGCAATTTGATTATTCTGTACTGCTTTCAGTTTTTCTTCAAACAAGCCACCATCAGCAACTTGTGTTTGTCATCCTACTTGTACCAATCAAGCCTTGTCATAGACTGATACTCTTTATCCTCAGATACTGTGATCCAGCGTACACATTCCCACCTCAAGAAGAAACAATAGCGATTACTGTTAACATTGTCCTTGAAGCGATTGAAGATGATCCGAACACTCTATTCGTATGTGGAACTTACACAATcgggaaagaaaaaatattcttAGGTAGGTTCTGTGAATGGGTCTGAATCTGTCCAGGCAAATATTGGCATCCGTCCTGACTTTTAACATCTCCTAACAGCAAGAAATAAGTAAAGAATTAGCATAAGTGACTAACATTGTCTTGAGCTGAGGCCTTCTTATAATTACATGTGGCCAACTCAAAAAGACTATACTGTTTTTCAGCCATTGCAGAAGCACTCAGCTGTAAAGTGTGTGTGAACAAGGACAAGAAGGACATCCTGGAATGTCTAGAAGACCAGCATATAAAGGACATCCTGACTCTCCGATGGGAAGACACCAAGGTTCATGTCTTGCCAATGGGGCAACTCAATGCGAAGGTAGATGCAAACCACACATCAGAATTACAGTAGCTTTGGTTCCATGGAAAATATTGATGCAAAGATCCCAAGATGACGATGACTGTAATTGTCAACTACATGTCACAAGCTGAAAAATATCTTCCACCTTGAAACAATGAGCAGAGCCTTAACTACTGTTTACATTTGGTCACAGCAATGAATGTTGATGATGTCATGTGAAGCAATTCCGGAGACGTTTAGCCCTCTTGCTGATAAATAACTGAGCCAGACTTGGATTCATTTTATCATTACTTTTCAGAGAGTGTTGTTCCAAGGAGTCTCTTGTGTAAAATGATAAATTTCCTTGTAGAGCCTGGAAGTACATCTACAGAAATACAAAGGGAAATATTCTAAGGTGGTAGCTTTTGAACCAACTGGATGGACCCACAGTAAACAGAAGAAGACATCTAACAAACTCCAACCAAAGTTTAAGAATGATTCAATCATAATCTATGGTAGGTATTAAAAACAGCCTGTGATGACCCCAAGTACAATAAAGTCACAATCACGTCCTGTTGGACAGCTGTATTtgtacaagtcacaaccagtaattcccatgaaaaacaaacactgtGATTTCTTCATAAATCAATCGACTAGGTACATGAAATTGCAGTTCTAACCTATATTTCAGTCAGGCCAAGCAGACTGTGAGATGTCCTGATTTTTCATCCCAAAATGGCTTCTGACAGAACCATCCTCCAAAAAATGGCTCTCAAAAGAACAATAGAACATAATCTGCCTCTCTGTAtttatcaattttattttcaaactaAGAAATTTTGTATTCCAGGTATTCCATACAGTGAGCACAGCAGTTATTTGGAAATGAAGCGGTTTGTTCAATTCATGCGACCAACAAGAATTCTTCCAACAGTGAATAACGGTAGTGCCAAAAGTCGCCAGAAGATGACGGCTATATTTGATGAATGGATGCATGAGAACTGAATTAGTGTTATTCCAGACTCTTGCATAGAGGGTGTGGTGGACTAATATTGTGTGCTGTGATGCAATATGTCTCTGTCCGGTTGTGAAATTCAGCAATTCCTCCATGTCGCCAATCATGATGTCCACGCCTGTGAGCATGCACAATTGCCTTGTTAGCGTACATAGAGGTAATGCGCATGTTCACAGGCAATGATATCCAAATTGGCTGCAGAGATgatgctgtacaaaatgtacgacATGGTTGTACTACTTGCTATagag is a genomic window containing:
- the LOC135489211 gene encoding serine-rich adhesin for platelets-like isoform X1; translation: MEDSNDFSDFQPANKSFRVFRTKQKGVIRDKLAKSQKLTQVDDTNVLQSHARMRRKNEKFANCDTNTNSANTGNSSNTRKFRNKSKPPATKAKNQNSGLCRTSQTSYIDNTLAHENTTEKGLDSDVTVVHQSPQRSERKEQRSATPNSTSKNQTILNSYFDIKSTPTTPVGKQTGSNSSGKRSSQKASQSKSARAKRRLSTEDSKVPKSRLGKKKRGALQSQTSCRKKRVQTYVIDDSDSDVVCIGDAERATSKQKMFDDFVDNEEKRDAVKSIDVESVDTAATESSSKGCTNFNELDEDVCPGAEGFQNFQLDRSDSEEDVFTGNSKIDHAVEELFSDEMDDEAGEVLPLDRSEEDVFTGSVSSHLKKDVSGDNLYPGGELGCCTVFSRDISEENIFSGNMTSSKRVGEECQEDIFLDLEDISMRDCAVKPCSQGGSLLTLTEDTNRDHGATSIGHDNATKVESNDTGSKDVSQKDFAPPSSDFPSLDEGESDDEFFAALDILEENQRVTRSDKDSIESTASSVSSTLACGQQPSRTSGLLSTLSNLSSQFSLFSGRSTLTSSVPDSETVDSTGKSQSSSNEVQETGYKVNSNASKQTSISSFFKAKFSVSSNGVPLSVAAGTRSKSMTATKTQRQSKEESSQSQPNAYQSDSSGTSSNFSHLQVYSGSKRSCPFYKKIPGTGFTVDAFRYGTIPDCTGYFLTHFHYDHYGGLAKKFSQQIYCNQITCNLVRKKIGVTAKFITVLPMNEPCDVQGVNVTLLDANHCPGAAMFLFRLRNGQTILHVGDFRASRAMESYPALTGTKIHQLYLDTTYCDPAYTFPPQEETIAITVNIVLEAIEDDPNTLFVCGTYTIGKEKIFLAIAEALSCKVCVNKDKKDILECLEDQHIKDILTLRWEDTKVHVLPMGQLNAKSLEVHLQKYKGKYSKVVAFEPTGWTHSKQKKTSNKLQPKFKNDSIIIYGIPYSEHSSYLEMKRFVQFMRPTRILPTVNNGSAKSRQKMTAIFDEWMHEN
- the LOC135489211 gene encoding serine-rich adhesin for platelets-like isoform X2; protein product: MEDSNDFSDFQPANKSFRVFRTKQKGVIRDKLAKSQKLTQVDDTNVLQSHARMRRKNEKFANCDTNTNSANTGNSSNTRKFRNKSKPPATKAKNQNSGLCRTSQTSYIDNTLAHENTTEKGLDSDVTVVHQSPQRSERKEQRSATPNSTSKNQTILNSYFDIKSTPTTPVGKQTGSNSSGKRSSQKASQSKSARAKRRLSTEDSKVPKSRLGKKKRGALQSQTSCRKKRVQTYVIDDSDSDVVCIGDAERATSKQKMFDDFVDNEEKRDAVKSIDVESVDTAATESSSKGCTNFNELDEDVCPGAEGFQNFQLDRSDSEEDVFTGNSKIDHAVEELFSDEMDDEAGEVLPLDRSEEDVFTGSVSSHLKKDVSGDNLYPGGELGCCTVFSRDISEENIFSGNMTSSKRVGEECQEDIFLDLEDISMRDCAVKPCSQGGSLLTLTEDTNRDHGATSIGHDNATKVESNDTGSKDVSQKDFAPPSSDFPSLDEGESDDEFFAALDILEENQRVTRSDKDSIESTASSVSSTLACGQQPSRTSGLLSTLSNLSSQFSLFSGRSTLTSSVPDSETVDSTGKSQSSSNEVQETGYKVNSNASKQTSISSFFKAKFSVSSNGVPLSVAAGTRSKSMTATKTQRQSKEESSQSQPNAYQSDSSGTSSNFSHLQVYSGSKRSCPFYKKIPGTGFTVDAFRYGTIPDCTGYFLTHFHYDHYGGLAKKFSQQIYCNQITCNLVRKKIGVTAKFITVLPMNEPCDVQGVNVTLLDANHCPGAAMFLFRLRNGQTILHVGDFRASRAMESYPALTGTKIHQLYLDTTYCDPAYTFPPQEETIAITVNIVLEAIEDDPNTLFVCGTYTIGKEKIFLAIAEALSCKVCVNKDKKDILECLEDQHIKDILTLRWEDTKVHVLPMGQLNAKRVLFQGVSCVK